A single region of the Anguilla anguilla isolate fAngAng1 chromosome 17, fAngAng1.pri, whole genome shotgun sequence genome encodes:
- the bglap gene encoding osteocalcin has translation MMKTFALLVLCAVVSICLSAEGPSSKSDTANNEVFVEKELASGLMKQRQKRALGITPVDADLTLTQLESLREVCEVDLACEHMAETAGIVAAYTAHYGPLPF, from the exons ATGATGAAGACTTTTGCTCTCCTTGTTCTTTGTGCTGTggtgtccatctgtctgtctgctgaag GGCCATCCTCCAAATCTGACACCGCAAATAATGAGG tgtttgtggAGAAGGAGCTGGCCTCAGGGCTCATGAAGCAGAGGCAGAAAAGAGCCCTTGGCATCACCCCTGTTGACGCTGACCTGACCCTCACCCAGCTGGAGAG TCTGAGAGAGGTGTGCGAGGTGGACCTGGCTTGTGAACACATGGCAGAGACGGCCGGGATTGTGGCAGCCTACACAGCCCATTATGGTCCACTGCCCTTCTAA
- the mgp gene encoding matrix Gla protein isoform X1 produces MHASGDIFRDSKMKVSLLCVMLGALVALGLCYDSSESNESSEAVFMNPRQASAFIKRPRVDNYNNNYRRMRKSPAEQRAELCEDHYACRSYAHRYGSQSAYQRYFAARNRRT; encoded by the exons ATGCATGCGTCTGGTGATATTTTTAGAG ATAGTAAGATGAAggtctctctgctgtgtgtgatgctgGGTGCTCTTGTCGCTCTGGGCCTGTGTTACG attccTCTGAGAGTAATGAATCATCTGAGG CCGTGTTTATGAATCCGCGGCAAGCCAGCGCCTTCATCAAACGCCCAAGAGTggacaactacaacaacaactatAGGAG gatgaGGAAGTCACCTGCAGAACAACGCGCAGAGCTTTGTGAAGATCACTATGCCTGCCGCAGCTATGCACATCGCTATGGCTCGCAGTCGGCCTATCAGAGATACTTTGCAGCGCGGAATCGGAGAACCTGA
- the mgp gene encoding matrix Gla protein isoform X2: MKVSLLCVMLGALVALGLCYDSSESNESSEAVFMNPRQASAFIKRPRVDNYNNNYRRMRKSPAEQRAELCEDHYACRSYAHRYGSQSAYQRYFAARNRRT, from the exons ATGAAggtctctctgctgtgtgtgatgctgGGTGCTCTTGTCGCTCTGGGCCTGTGTTACG attccTCTGAGAGTAATGAATCATCTGAGG CCGTGTTTATGAATCCGCGGCAAGCCAGCGCCTTCATCAAACGCCCAAGAGTggacaactacaacaacaactatAGGAG gatgaGGAAGTCACCTGCAGAACAACGCGCAGAGCTTTGTGAAGATCACTATGCCTGCCGCAGCTATGCACATCGCTATGGCTCGCAGTCGGCCTATCAGAGATACTTTGCAGCGCGGAATCGGAGAACCTGA